A window from Micromonospora profundi encodes these proteins:
- a CDS encoding bifunctional folylpolyglutamate synthase/dihydrofolate synthase — protein MTDRTEFATAEAELAARGFTRMVFELDRIESLLDLLGSPQRAYPAIHLTGTNGKTSTARMIDALLRAFGLHTGRYTSPHLETVRERISLDGEPVSEERFAAVYGEVKPLAELVDARSDEPLTYFDMTTALAFATFADAPVDIAVVEVGLGGAEDATNVIQAGVCVITPIGLDHTEWLGDTLQDIALAKAGIIHPGATVIAAAQEEEAARPLLERCSEVGATIAREGAEFGVLSRAVAVGGQVLTLQGLGGVYDDVFIPLHGAHQAQNAAVALAAVEAFLGAGARRQLDVEAVREGFATASSPGRLERVRSAPTVLLDGAHNPHGMAATVTALQEEFAFSKLVAVVGVLADKDAASLLELLEPVADVVVVTRNSSPRAMPTNELAALAAEVFGEDRVEVAEEMPDAIELAVALTEEDVPGELSGVGVLITGSVVTVADARRLLKR, from the coding sequence GTGACCGACCGTACCGAATTCGCCACTGCCGAAGCCGAGCTGGCCGCCCGCGGTTTCACCCGCATGGTCTTCGAGCTGGACCGGATCGAGTCCCTGCTCGACCTGCTCGGCAGCCCGCAGCGGGCGTACCCGGCGATCCACCTGACCGGCACCAACGGCAAGACCTCCACCGCGCGCATGATCGACGCGCTGCTCCGGGCGTTCGGGCTGCACACCGGCAGGTACACCAGCCCGCACCTGGAGACCGTCCGGGAGCGGATCAGCCTGGACGGCGAGCCGGTGAGCGAGGAACGGTTCGCGGCGGTGTACGGGGAGGTCAAGCCGCTGGCCGAGCTTGTCGACGCCCGCTCGGACGAACCGCTCACGTACTTCGACATGACCACCGCGCTGGCGTTCGCGACGTTCGCCGACGCGCCTGTCGACATCGCTGTGGTCGAGGTCGGGCTCGGCGGTGCCGAGGACGCCACAAACGTCATCCAGGCCGGCGTCTGCGTGATCACCCCGATCGGCCTGGACCACACCGAGTGGCTCGGCGACACGCTCCAGGACATCGCGCTGGCCAAGGCCGGCATCATCCACCCAGGCGCCACAGTTATCGCGGCTGCGCAGGAGGAGGAGGCCGCGCGTCCCCTCCTCGAACGCTGCTCCGAGGTGGGCGCCACCATCGCCCGGGAGGGTGCCGAGTTCGGTGTGCTGAGCCGCGCGGTCGCGGTCGGCGGGCAGGTGCTCACCCTCCAGGGTCTGGGCGGCGTCTACGACGACGTGTTCATTCCGCTCCACGGGGCACACCAGGCGCAGAACGCGGCGGTGGCGCTCGCCGCCGTCGAGGCGTTCCTGGGTGCCGGGGCGCGGCGTCAGCTGGACGTCGAGGCCGTACGGGAGGGCTTCGCCACGGCCAGCTCGCCCGGTCGGCTGGAGCGGGTCCGCAGCGCGCCCACGGTGCTGCTGGACGGCGCGCACAACCCGCACGGCATGGCCGCGACAGTCACCGCACTGCAGGAGGAGTTCGCGTTCAGCAAGCTGGTGGCGGTGGTCGGGGTGCTCGCCGACAAGGACGCCGCCAGTCTGCTGGAGCTGCTGGAACCGGTGGCCGACGTTGTCGTCGTGACTCGGAACAGCTCTCCCCGTGCGATGCCGACCAATGAACTCGCCGCGCTGGCCGCCGAGGTGTTCGGCGAGGACCGGGTCGAGGTGGCCGAGGAGATGCCGGACGCGATCGAGCTGGCGGTGGCGCTCACCGAAGAGGACGTCCCCGGTGAGCTGAGCGGGGTCGGGGTCCTGATCACTGGTTCCGTGGTCACGGTGGCGGACGCCCGTCGGCTGCTGAAGCGATGA
- a CDS encoding DUF4233 domain-containing protein encodes MTGPERDPRTAEQPSAERPQADQPLGERPRTDQSSANQPPGGQPRRSGLRNPEGAVRGLGAGTLGLEALVLLLAIQPIRVVGGDLSGTAIGVVVALAVVAVLLAGSMRRPWAWHAGTVFQGLLMLAGLLHWSLLALGIIFALVWAYALHVRRVILG; translated from the coding sequence ATGACCGGCCCGGAGCGGGACCCCCGGACCGCAGAGCAGCCGTCGGCGGAGCGACCACAGGCAGACCAGCCGCTGGGGGAGCGTCCACGGACGGACCAGTCATCAGCGAACCAGCCACCCGGCGGGCAGCCGCGCCGTTCCGGGTTGCGCAATCCGGAAGGGGCGGTACGTGGCCTGGGCGCTGGGACCCTCGGCCTGGAGGCGCTGGTCCTGTTGCTGGCGATCCAGCCGATCCGGGTCGTCGGTGGTGATCTCAGCGGCACCGCGATCGGCGTGGTGGTGGCCCTCGCTGTGGTCGCCGTGCTGCTCGCAGGCAGCATGCGCCGTCCCTGGGCCTGGCACGCCGGCACCGTCTTCCAGGGTCTGCTGATGCTTGCCGGTCTGCTGCACTGGTCGCTGCTCGCGCTGGGCATCATCTTCGCCCTGGTCTGGGCGTACGCGCTGCACGTCCGCCGGGTCATTCTCGGCTGA
- a CDS encoding VOC family protein, which translates to MANGGNRPIAPVRKLIGAVLGTVATFVVLFGLGMTSWAIVALGVALLVLAIALATVRGGGRTWVVGVGHVHSASEPPTQYAFGRCELQLVLDAPGLPPRSKKIIEPRVPVSKWPSLGQTLPVRVALDDQRHVKVLWDEVPTHAEMATAVADLPPEFANVDAVDEMLIQQDSPPWADRAADDDFRDDFRDPRGDDPFRDPRGDDPFRDPRGDDPFRDPRGDDPFRDPRSDDPFRAPRDPDPLLDDAIVPAGEHEPVVMSHSPSGRVVLEGVVVEQQAGGLPRRATTPAPRPPEDDRPAAEEERLDPAQRLDSPTVQRFDPPPGQRTGPGIADPLDPLDLPLDDPGPAAAAPETVTAEELDEAIFGYDDAAVADPAGPISGVGLTLLVTDLSRSLTFYRDRLGFTEVDRGTGNAVLASGTTRLVLRELTEAAPISRRLVHVNLEVDDIEGAYERMRDSGVRFTYAPRVVSRGSKLEVWAAAFRDPDGHGIALTQWRERADA; encoded by the coding sequence GTGGCGAATGGCGGGAACCGGCCCATCGCGCCGGTACGCAAGTTGATCGGCGCGGTGCTCGGCACCGTGGCCACGTTCGTCGTCCTCTTCGGGCTGGGCATGACCAGTTGGGCCATCGTGGCGCTCGGGGTCGCCCTGCTGGTGCTGGCGATCGCGCTGGCCACCGTACGTGGCGGCGGGCGTACCTGGGTGGTCGGCGTCGGTCACGTGCACAGCGCCTCCGAACCACCCACCCAGTACGCGTTCGGCCGCTGCGAGCTGCAGCTGGTCCTCGATGCGCCGGGCCTGCCGCCGCGGTCCAAGAAGATCATCGAGCCGCGGGTGCCGGTCTCCAAGTGGCCGTCGCTGGGTCAGACCCTGCCGGTCCGGGTCGCGCTGGACGACCAGCGGCACGTCAAGGTCCTGTGGGACGAGGTGCCGACCCACGCCGAGATGGCGACAGCCGTAGCCGACCTCCCGCCGGAGTTCGCCAACGTCGACGCCGTGGACGAGATGCTGATCCAGCAGGACTCCCCGCCGTGGGCCGACCGCGCGGCGGACGACGACTTCCGGGACGACTTCCGCGACCCGCGCGGTGACGACCCCTTCCGCGACCCGCGCGGTGACGACCCCTTCCGCGACCCGCGCGGTGACGACCCCTTCCGCGACCCGCGCGGTGACGATCCATTCCGCGACCCGCGTAGCGACGACCCGTTCCGCGCCCCGCGTGACCCCGACCCGCTGCTCGACGACGCCATCGTCCCAGCGGGTGAGCACGAGCCGGTGGTCATGAGCCACAGCCCGAGCGGCCGGGTGGTGCTGGAGGGCGTCGTGGTCGAGCAGCAGGCCGGCGGCCTGCCCCGGCGGGCCACCACGCCCGCGCCGCGCCCGCCGGAGGACGACCGGCCCGCGGCGGAGGAGGAACGCCTCGACCCCGCGCAGCGCCTCGACTCGCCCACAGTGCAACGCTTTGATCCGCCGCCCGGACAGCGCACCGGCCCGGGCATCGCGGATCCGCTGGACCCCTTGGACCTGCCGCTTGACGACCCGGGCCCGGCCGCAGCGGCGCCCGAGACCGTCACCGCCGAGGAACTTGACGAAGCGATCTTCGGGTACGACGACGCGGCCGTCGCCGATCCGGCCGGCCCGATCAGCGGGGTCGGCCTCACGCTGCTGGTCACCGACCTGTCCCGGTCGCTCACCTTCTACCGCGACCGGCTCGGCTTCACCGAGGTCGACAGGGGCACGGGCAACGCGGTGCTCGCCTCCGGCACGACCCGGCTGGTGCTGCGTGAGCTGACCGAGGCCGCGCCGATCAGCCGCCGGCTGGTGCACGTCAACCTCGAGGTGGACGACATCGAGGGCGCGTACGAGCGGATGCGCGACTCCGGCGTCCGTTTCACCTACGCGCCCCGGGTGGTCAGCCGGGGCAGCAAGCTGGAAGTGTGGGCAGCGGCCTTCCGGGACCCGGACGGCCACGGCATCGCCCTCACCCAGTGGCGCGAACGCGCCGACGCCTGA
- the ndk gene encoding nucleoside-diphosphate kinase: MSSNSPDERSLVLIKPDAVRRGLVGEVLSRFERKGLRIDAMTHRTMDAALADEHYAEHVDKPFYPPLKDFMTGGPLVALVLSGDQVIDVVRGLVGATDGRKAAAGTIRGDLSLSNRENLVHASDSPDSAKREIALWFPELG; the protein is encoded by the coding sequence GTGTCCAGCAACAGCCCGGATGAGCGCAGCCTCGTTCTGATCAAGCCCGACGCGGTCCGCCGGGGCCTGGTCGGCGAGGTCCTCTCCCGCTTCGAGCGCAAAGGGCTGCGGATCGACGCGATGACACACCGGACGATGGACGCGGCGCTCGCCGACGAGCACTACGCCGAGCACGTCGACAAGCCGTTCTACCCGCCGCTGAAGGACTTCATGACCGGCGGCCCGCTCGTGGCGCTGGTGCTCTCCGGCGACCAGGTCATCGACGTGGTCCGTGGGCTGGTCGGCGCGACCGACGGTCGTAAGGCCGCCGCCGGCACGATCCGGGGTGACCTGTCGCTGTCCAACCGGGAGAACCTGGTGCACGCCTCCGACTCGCCGGACAGCGCCAAGCGCGAGATCGCGCTCTGGTTCCCCGAGCTGGGCTGA
- the sigJ gene encoding RNA polymerase sigma factor SigJ yields MTTEAAQAAGALQAHRPMLLGLAYRLLGSRHDAEDVLQEAYLRWLGVDRSTVAEPRRYLSRVVTRLALDRLRTRQASRETYVGPWLPEPVPTEPSPFGPLDTAELRDSLSAALLHVLERLNPPERAVYVLHTAFELPYAEIAEILGRTPEDCRQLHHRATARVRQERRRFTASRAERERLLEAFLAAARDGDLPTLTGLVAADATAWNDGGGRVQAARNPIAGADRIARFFAGIYGPGRIWAVRRLELNGEPAALLTGANGNRYSMTVAAADGRITGIYVVGNPAKLPPL; encoded by the coding sequence GTGACGACCGAGGCTGCGCAGGCGGCCGGTGCGCTGCAGGCGCACCGGCCGATGCTGCTCGGCCTGGCCTACCGATTGCTCGGCAGCCGGCACGACGCCGAGGACGTGCTCCAGGAGGCGTACCTGCGCTGGCTCGGCGTGGACCGCTCGACGGTGGCCGAGCCTCGCCGCTACCTGTCCCGGGTCGTGACCCGGCTCGCCCTGGACCGGCTGCGGACTCGGCAGGCGAGCCGCGAGACGTACGTGGGGCCGTGGCTGCCCGAGCCGGTGCCGACCGAGCCCTCCCCGTTCGGTCCGTTGGACACCGCCGAGCTGCGCGACTCGCTGTCCGCCGCCCTGCTGCACGTGCTGGAACGGCTCAACCCGCCGGAGCGCGCGGTGTACGTCCTGCACACCGCCTTCGAGCTGCCGTACGCGGAGATCGCCGAGATCCTGGGCCGTACTCCCGAGGACTGCCGGCAGCTGCACCACCGCGCTACCGCCCGCGTACGCCAGGAACGGCGTCGTTTCACCGCCAGCCGGGCGGAGCGCGAGCGGCTGCTGGAGGCTTTCCTGGCTGCAGCCCGGGACGGGGACCTGCCCACGCTAACCGGCCTGGTCGCCGCGGACGCCACGGCGTGGAACGACGGCGGCGGCCGGGTGCAGGCCGCCCGCAACCCCATCGCGGGCGCCGACCGGATCGCCCGGTTCTTCGCCGGAATCTACGGGCCGGGCCGGATCTGGGCGGTGCGGCGGCTGGAGTTGAACGGCGAACCGGCAGCCCTGCTGACCGGCGCGAACGGCAACCGTTACTCGATGACGGTCGCCGCAGCGGACGGCCGTATCACCGGGATCTACGTGGTGGGCAACCCGGCGAAGCTACCGCCGCTCTGA
- a CDS encoding carboxymuconolactone decarboxylase family protein, producing MQRMNAPEVVPQGYRAVLGLEQYVKSNVDHTVLELVKLRASMLNGCAFCVDMHSRDALGAGESSRRLFAVATWREAPFFDERERTALALTDAVTRLGDHGVPDDVWDAAAKVWSEKELADLVLAIATINVWNRLAVTMRTEPPAQV from the coding sequence ATGCAACGGATGAACGCACCCGAGGTGGTGCCGCAGGGATACCGGGCCGTGCTGGGCCTGGAGCAGTACGTCAAGTCGAATGTCGACCACACGGTCCTGGAGCTGGTCAAGCTGCGGGCGTCGATGTTGAACGGCTGCGCCTTCTGCGTGGACATGCACAGCCGCGACGCGCTCGGCGCCGGCGAGTCGAGCCGGCGGCTGTTCGCGGTGGCCACCTGGCGCGAGGCGCCGTTCTTCGACGAGCGGGAACGCACGGCGCTGGCCCTCACCGACGCGGTGACCCGGCTCGGCGACCACGGGGTGCCGGACGACGTCTGGGACGCGGCCGCGAAGGTGTGGTCGGAGAAGGAGCTCGCGGACCTGGTCCTCGCGATTGCCACAATCAACGTGTGGAACCGACTGGCGGTCACCATGCGCACGGAGCCTCCGGCGCAGGTGTGA
- a CDS encoding alkaline phosphatase D family protein: protein MTELDRRTLLRAGLVAGAGAGVAGGALLGGAGANAAPAWRPAGRPTLTHGVQSGDVTADSALVWTRADRPGRMLVEVSRRPDFRGARHLRGPVLGADCDFTGKVRLRGLPDGERLHYRVRVESLERHGLASEPLTGTLTTAPGRHRRRDVKFVWTGDIVGQGWGIAPDFGGMSIFRAMRETRPDFFLCSGDTVYADGPLVESVTLPDGRIWRNLVTAEKSKVAETLAEYRGQFAYNLLDRHLREFAADVPQINQWDDHEVTNNWYPGEILDDPRYTERRVDVLAVRARHAFHEWLPVPDDGPLYRRIPYGPTLDVFVLDMRTHKDPNDGNTYADPKRGLLGREQREWLIRELKRSKATWKVIANDLPIGVVVPDGPNAQEGVAQGDPGAPAGRELEFAEVLRATHRAGVTGMVFLTADVHYTAAHHYDPSRAAVGDFTPFWEFVSGPAHAGAFGPNALDGTFGPQAVFVHAPPRANTSPAEGFQHFGEVTINGESEALTVHLKDRDGATLWTKTLPAPTRRP, encoded by the coding sequence ATGACCGAGCTTGATCGACGTACCCTGCTGCGGGCCGGCCTGGTGGCCGGAGCCGGAGCCGGAGTCGCCGGCGGCGCGCTGCTGGGCGGTGCCGGCGCGAACGCCGCACCAGCCTGGCGCCCCGCGGGCCGCCCGACGCTCACCCACGGCGTGCAGAGCGGTGACGTGACCGCGGACTCGGCGCTGGTCTGGACGCGCGCCGACCGGCCGGGACGGATGCTTGTCGAGGTGAGCCGGCGGCCCGACTTCCGGGGCGCGCGGCACCTGCGCGGCCCGGTGCTCGGCGCCGACTGTGACTTCACCGGCAAGGTCCGGCTGCGGGGCCTGCCGGACGGCGAACGGCTGCACTACCGGGTCCGGGTGGAGAGCCTGGAGCGGCACGGGCTGGCCAGCGAGCCGTTGACCGGGACGCTGACCACCGCGCCGGGCCGGCACCGGCGGCGCGACGTGAAGTTCGTCTGGACCGGGGACATCGTCGGGCAGGGCTGGGGCATCGCACCGGACTTCGGCGGCATGTCGATCTTCCGGGCGATGCGGGAGACCCGGCCGGACTTCTTCCTGTGCAGCGGCGACACCGTCTACGCCGACGGGCCGCTCGTCGAGTCGGTGACGCTTCCCGACGGGCGGATCTGGCGCAACCTGGTGACCGCCGAGAAGAGCAAGGTCGCCGAGACGCTTGCCGAGTACCGGGGACAGTTCGCCTACAACCTGCTCGACAGGCACCTGCGCGAGTTCGCCGCGGACGTGCCGCAGATCAACCAGTGGGACGACCACGAGGTCACCAACAACTGGTACCCGGGCGAGATCCTGGACGACCCGCGCTACACCGAGCGGCGCGTCGACGTGCTCGCCGTCCGCGCTCGGCATGCGTTCCACGAGTGGCTGCCCGTGCCCGACGACGGGCCACTCTACCGGCGGATCCCGTACGGGCCGACGCTTGACGTGTTCGTGCTCGACATGCGGACCCACAAGGACCCGAACGACGGCAACACGTACGCCGACCCGAAGCGCGGTCTGCTCGGCCGCGAGCAGCGGGAGTGGCTGATCCGGGAGCTGAAGCGGTCGAAGGCGACCTGGAAGGTGATCGCCAACGACCTGCCGATCGGCGTGGTGGTGCCGGACGGGCCGAACGCGCAGGAGGGCGTCGCGCAGGGTGACCCGGGCGCGCCGGCCGGGCGTGAACTGGAGTTCGCCGAGGTGCTGCGGGCCACCCACCGGGCCGGCGTGACCGGGATGGTGTTCCTCACGGCCGACGTGCACTACACGGCCGCGCACCACTACGACCCGTCCCGCGCGGCGGTCGGCGACTTCACCCCGTTCTGGGAGTTCGTCTCCGGCCCGGCGCACGCCGGCGCGTTCGGCCCGAACGCCCTGGACGGCACGTTCGGCCCGCAGGCGGTCTTCGTGCACGCCCCGCCGCGAGCCAACACGTCCCCGGCGGAGGGCTTCCAGCACTTCGGCGAGGTAACCATCAACGGCGAGTCCGAGGCCCTGACAGTCCACCTAAAGGACCGAGACGGAGCGACCCTCTGGACCAAAACCCTCCCAGCCCCCACCCGCCGCCCCTGA
- the ileS gene encoding isoleucine--tRNA ligase has product MAYPLHDPTAAGVPASPDLPAVERRVLEHWTADKTFEASVEARPAGDDGKNEYVFYDGPPFANGLPHYGHLFTGYVKDVVPRYQTMRGRHVERRFGWDCHGLPAEVVAEKQLGITSKAEILDLGVARFNEACRTSVLEFTQDWERYINRQARWVDFTNDYKTLDLDYMESVMWAFKTLHEKGLIYEGFRVLAYCWRCETPLSNTETRMDDVYRDRHDPTLTVWFGLTADESAPELVRGPVKLGVWTTTPWTLPSNLALAVGPDIEYAVLERDGERYVVGAARVAAYAKELEGYEQVGTVYGRDLAGRRYTPLFDFLVEQAGENAYQVLGAEFVTTEDGTGIVHLAPAFGEDDQNVCNAAGIPTIVTVDDHTRFTALVPPYQGEQVFDVNKPVIRELKERGVVLKQDTYTHSYPHCWRCDTPLVYKAVSSWFVAVTQFRDRMVELNQEINWTPGHIKDGSFGKWLANARDWSISRNRFWGSPIPVWKSDDPNYPRLDVYGSLADIERDFGVRLTDLHRPAVDDLVRPNPDDPTGKSMMRRVPEVLDCWFESGSMPFAQVHYPFENADWFEHHYPGDFIVEYIGQTRGWFYTMHVLATALFDRPAFRNCLSHGILLGSDGRKMSKSLRNYPDVYHIFDAYGSDAMRWMLMSSPVLRGGDMAVTEAGIRDAVRQVLLPLWNVWYFFSLYANADGHTARRRTDSTHLLDRYVLAKTNELVSTVGAQMDAYDISGACATVRSYLDALTNWYVRRSRDRFWSGDAEAFDTLWTVLETLCRVVAPLAPLTAEEIWRGLTGERSVHLTDWPSAEDFPADHELVAAMDSTRAVASAALSLRKAKGLRVRLPLAKLTVATPAAEQLRPFADLVTDEVNVKVVEFSADLAEYCQQVLTVVPRALGPRVGKQVQQVIKAVKAGDWELVDGAPVAAGITLAEGEYELRLVAADAEHSAPLPAGEGVVVLDTEVTPELAAEGLARDVVRVVQQARRDADLNVSDRIAVSVSASEEVRAAVAAYGDFVAREVLADSVDFAEGLDGFAGEVGEGDRVTVVVRRV; this is encoded by the coding sequence ATGGCGTATCCGTTGCACGACCCGACCGCCGCCGGTGTCCCGGCGAGCCCGGACCTGCCCGCGGTCGAGCGCCGGGTGCTGGAGCACTGGACGGCCGACAAGACCTTCGAGGCGTCCGTCGAAGCCCGCCCGGCCGGCGACGACGGCAAGAACGAATACGTCTTCTACGACGGCCCGCCGTTCGCCAACGGCCTGCCGCACTACGGCCACCTGTTCACCGGGTACGTCAAGGACGTGGTGCCGCGCTACCAGACCATGCGCGGGCGGCACGTCGAGCGGCGCTTCGGCTGGGACTGTCACGGCCTGCCCGCCGAGGTGGTGGCCGAGAAGCAGCTCGGCATCACCAGCAAGGCGGAGATCCTCGACCTGGGCGTGGCCCGGTTCAACGAGGCCTGCCGCACGTCGGTGCTGGAGTTCACCCAGGACTGGGAGCGGTACATCAACCGGCAGGCCCGCTGGGTCGACTTCACCAACGACTACAAGACCCTCGACCTGGACTACATGGAAAGCGTCATGTGGGCCTTCAAGACCCTGCACGAGAAGGGTCTGATCTACGAGGGCTTCCGTGTGCTCGCGTACTGCTGGCGCTGCGAGACGCCGCTGTCCAACACCGAGACGCGGATGGACGACGTCTACCGGGACCGGCACGACCCGACGCTTACCGTGTGGTTCGGGCTGACCGCCGACGAGTCCGCGCCGGAGCTGGTGCGCGGGCCGGTCAAGCTGGGCGTCTGGACCACCACGCCGTGGACCCTGCCGTCGAACCTGGCGCTCGCCGTGGGCCCCGACATCGAGTACGCGGTGCTGGAGCGCGACGGCGAGCGCTACGTCGTGGGCGCGGCGCGGGTGGCCGCGTACGCCAAGGAATTGGAGGGCTACGAGCAGGTCGGCACTGTGTACGGCCGGGACCTGGCCGGACGCCGCTACACGCCGCTGTTCGACTTCCTCGTCGAGCAGGCCGGCGAGAACGCCTACCAGGTGCTCGGCGCGGAGTTCGTCACCACCGAGGACGGCACCGGGATCGTGCACCTCGCCCCGGCGTTCGGTGAGGACGACCAGAACGTCTGCAACGCCGCCGGCATCCCCACAATCGTCACGGTCGACGACCACACCCGGTTCACGGCGCTGGTCCCGCCGTACCAGGGGGAGCAGGTCTTCGACGTCAACAAGCCGGTGATCCGGGAGCTGAAGGAGCGGGGGGTGGTGCTCAAGCAGGACACCTACACCCACTCGTACCCGCACTGCTGGCGCTGCGACACCCCGCTCGTCTACAAGGCGGTGTCGTCGTGGTTCGTCGCGGTGACCCAGTTCCGCGACCGGATGGTCGAGCTGAACCAGGAGATCAACTGGACGCCCGGCCACATCAAGGACGGCTCGTTCGGCAAGTGGCTGGCCAACGCCCGCGACTGGTCGATCAGCCGCAACCGGTTCTGGGGCTCGCCCATCCCGGTGTGGAAGTCCGACGACCCGAACTACCCGCGCCTGGACGTCTACGGCTCGCTCGCCGACATCGAGCGGGACTTCGGCGTACGCCTGACCGACCTGCACCGGCCGGCGGTGGACGACCTGGTCCGCCCCAACCCGGACGACCCGACGGGCAAGTCGATGATGCGCCGGGTGCCGGAGGTGCTGGACTGCTGGTTCGAGTCCGGGTCGATGCCGTTCGCGCAGGTGCACTACCCGTTCGAGAACGCGGACTGGTTCGAGCACCACTACCCGGGTGACTTCATCGTCGAGTACATCGGGCAGACCCGCGGCTGGTTCTACACCATGCACGTGCTTGCCACCGCGCTGTTCGACAGGCCGGCGTTCCGCAACTGCCTGAGCCACGGCATCCTGCTCGGCTCGGACGGGCGCAAGATGTCCAAGAGCCTGCGCAACTACCCGGACGTCTACCACATCTTCGACGCGTACGGCTCGGACGCGATGCGCTGGATGCTGATGTCGTCGCCGGTGCTGCGCGGTGGGGACATGGCGGTCACCGAGGCGGGCATCCGCGACGCCGTGCGGCAGGTGCTGCTGCCGTTGTGGAACGTCTGGTACTTCTTCTCGCTCTACGCCAACGCCGACGGGCACACCGCCCGCCGTCGCACCGACTCGACGCACCTGCTCGACAGGTACGTGCTGGCCAAGACCAACGAGCTGGTGTCGACGGTCGGCGCGCAGATGGACGCGTACGACATCTCCGGTGCGTGCGCGACCGTCCGGTCCTACCTGGACGCGCTCACCAACTGGTACGTGCGCCGCTCCCGGGACCGTTTCTGGTCCGGCGACGCGGAGGCGTTCGACACGCTGTGGACCGTGCTGGAAACGCTCTGCCGGGTGGTGGCGCCGCTGGCGCCGCTGACCGCGGAGGAGATCTGGCGTGGCCTGACCGGGGAACGGTCGGTGCACCTGACCGACTGGCCCTCGGCGGAGGACTTCCCGGCCGACCACGAACTGGTCGCCGCGATGGACTCCACCCGGGCTGTCGCCTCGGCGGCGCTGTCGCTGCGCAAGGCCAAGGGTCTGCGGGTGCGCCTGCCGCTGGCGAAGCTGACAGTGGCCACGCCCGCGGCAGAGCAGCTGCGTCCGTTCGCCGACCTGGTCACCGACGAGGTCAACGTCAAGGTCGTGGAGTTCAGCGCGGACCTGGCCGAGTACTGCCAGCAGGTGCTGACAGTGGTGCCCCGGGCGCTCGGCCCGCGCGTCGGCAAGCAGGTCCAGCAGGTCATCAAGGCGGTCAAGGCTGGCGACTGGGAACTTGTCGACGGCGCCCCGGTGGCCGCCGGCATCACCCTGGCCGAGGGCGAGTACGAGTTGCGGCTCGTCGCAGCCGACGCCGAGCACTCCGCGCCGCTGCCCGCCGGTGAGGGCGTGGTGGTGCTCGACACCGAGGTCACCCCGGAGTTGGCCGCCGAAGGGCTGGCCCGCGACGTGGTGCGGGTGGTGCAGCAGGCCCGCCGCGACGCCGACCTGAACGTCTCGGACCGGATCGCGGTGTCGGTGTCGGCGTCGGAGGAGGTGCGCGCGGCGGTGGCCGCGTACGGCGACTTCGTGGCCCGCGAGGTGCTGGCCGACTCGGTCGACTTCGCCGAGGGCCTCGACGGCTTCGCGGGCGAGGTCGGCGAGGGCGACCGGGTGACGGTGGTCGTCCGCCGGGTGTAA
- a CDS encoding lysophospholipid acyltransferase family protein, protein MPLLYTIGKLTVAPTLRLAFRPTVEGLEHVPETGGAVFAGNHLSVADELFLGTVVPRHLAFWAKSEYFKGAGVKGAISKFVLTGLGAIPVERAGGRAALSAFDAAIPALRGGDLVVVYPEGTRSPDGRLYRGRTGAARLALSAGVPIIPVGMIGTDKAQPIGARVPRPGTAKITVRFGKPLDFTGRPDDRASLRQMTDELMSEIQKLTGQEYVPRYAPPRAHPDPTRDA, encoded by the coding sequence GTGCCCCTGCTCTACACCATCGGCAAGCTCACCGTGGCGCCCACGCTGCGGTTGGCGTTCCGCCCGACCGTGGAGGGGCTGGAGCACGTGCCGGAGACCGGCGGCGCGGTCTTCGCCGGCAACCATCTCTCGGTGGCCGACGAGCTGTTCCTCGGCACTGTGGTGCCCCGCCACCTGGCGTTCTGGGCGAAGTCGGAGTATTTCAAGGGCGCCGGCGTGAAGGGCGCGATCTCCAAGTTCGTCCTCACCGGCCTGGGTGCCATCCCGGTCGAGCGGGCCGGCGGCCGGGCGGCACTGTCCGCGTTCGACGCCGCCATCCCGGCGCTCAGGGGCGGTGACCTGGTGGTGGTCTACCCGGAGGGCACCCGATCGCCGGACGGCAGGCTCTACCGGGGGCGGACCGGCGCGGCCCGCCTGGCGCTCTCCGCCGGAGTGCCGATCATCCCGGTCGGCATGATCGGTACGGACAAGGCGCAACCGATCGGCGCCCGGGTGCCCCGCCCCGGCACCGCCAAGATCACTGTCCGGTTTGGCAAGCCGCTGGACTTCACTGGCCGCCCGGACGACCGCGCCTCGCTGCGGCAGATGACCGACGAGCTGATGAGCGAGATCCAGAAGCTCACGGGCCAGGAGTACGTGCCGCGCTACGCCCCGCCGCGCGCCCACCCGGACCCGACCCGCGACGCCTGA